The DNA sequence ATTCCGCCTGCAACGCAGACGGAATGGGCATCGCCGCTTAAGAGATTTTGGAAGGGAGCACGAGGGGAACCTTTTTTAAAAGGTTCCCCTCGGTCACTTTACAATTACCACGGCCATCCGCCCGCACCAAGCCCTTGCCATCGACCGATCATATATGATATGCGATGTGCGATATGAACAGTTCAGAACATCGGGATTCAGGCCGAACGGACGGCCCAAGCCCCGCCGGCGCCATCGTTCAACCGCTTGTAGTCGATCAAAGACCATCCGTTATTCACCTAAGGTGCGATTACATGAACAGACCACATCAACTGGCCAAAATCCAGCATATTCAGCTTCTCAAGGATCGGGTCTACGATACCATCAAGGAGAACATCATCAACCTGTCCTTCCTGCCGGGGGAACAGTTGATCGAGCAGCGGCTGGCCGATGCGCTGGGAGTCAGCAAATCCCCCATCCGGGACGCGTTTCAGCGGCTCGAGCAGGAGGGCCTGGTCCATTCCGTGCCCTACAAGGGCTGCTTTGTGGCGGACATCTCCACCCGGGAATGCAAAGAGCTGTTTCAGGTCAGAGAAGCCCTCGAACACTATTGCCTGGAGTACGGACTGGACGACTACACCGACGAAGACATACTCGAGTTCAAGCAGATCATGGACAACGCTCTGAACCACATGAACCATAACGACGAGAACGCCGCCATCGATACTCATCTCTCTTTCCATTACCTCATCATAAAAAAGAGCAACAACAGGTTCATTGCGTCCACCTACGCCAATATGAACGATAAAATGAGGAGATATATCGAAATTATCGTCCGGTCCGATGCGAACCGGGTCAGTCATTCGAGCGAACAGCACAGGGGCTTGCTGCAGGCCATTGTGGAAAGGAAAAAGGACCTGGCTTTGGAGCTCTTGAGAGCCCATCTCGTCAGCGTATTGGAAGACTACCTGAAACTCATCGATCAAAATGATATACTCAAAAGGCCTTAAAGCAAGGCTGTTCAGAAGGAACCAAA is a window from the Deltaproteobacteria bacterium genome containing:
- a CDS encoding GntR family transcriptional regulator: MNRPHQLAKIQHIQLLKDRVYDTIKENIINLSFLPGEQLIEQRLADALGVSKSPIRDAFQRLEQEGLVHSVPYKGCFVADISTRECKELFQVREALEHYCLEYGLDDYTDEDILEFKQIMDNALNHMNHNDENAAIDTHLSFHYLIIKKSNNRFIASTYANMNDKMRRYIEIIVRSDANRVSHSSEQHRGLLQAIVERKKDLALELLRAHLVSVLEDYLKLIDQNDILKRP